A single genomic interval of Pyrus communis chromosome 5, drPyrComm1.1, whole genome shotgun sequence harbors:
- the LOC137734567 gene encoding protein ANTAGONIST OF LIKE HETEROCHROMATIN PROTEIN 1-like encodes MACVYPDHIFRRRFRMQRSLFAKIMSDVCNHDPYFVQKEDAFHVLGLLPEQKITAALRMLAYGASADQVDEIARMGKTTVLESLMRFCSAIEALYTNEYLRQPTTRDMRRLLRKGEMRGFPGMIGSIDCMHWTWKNCPSAWQGAYGDRKGAKNIILEAVASFDTWIWHAFFGVPEAQNDLNVLAQSPVFDELLQGRGPRCTYWVNGNKYEGPYYLADGIYPRWSTFVKTVPHPQSEKEKHFAKCQEGCRKDVERCFGILQARWAIVRAAARMFDVEALRSIMMTCIILHNMIVEDEYDYDAVDEYEPDPMNNSRTQIYYAHDRTEDPVQHEPLERDGRYNELIVQRYTSLQEPYWHIAGQNDLIDHQWRLHEHPFRVFKCVGLLFGCVCFWRTV; translated from the exons ATGGCTTG cgtttACCCTGATCATATTTTTAGACGTCggtttagaatgcaacgaagtttgttcgctaaaatcatgagtgatgtttgcaaccatgatccatattttgtgcaaaaagaggatgcttttcatgttctaggtcttcttcctgagcaaaaaattacggctgccttgcgaatgcttgcatatggagcatctgcagatcaagtggatgagatcgcaaggatgggaaaaacaacagttctggagtccctgatgcggttttgctctgcaattgaagccctctacacTAATGAATACCTTCGGCAACCCACGacaagggacatgcgaaggcttctgaggaagggtgagatgcgaggcttccctggcatgattggaagcatcgactgcatgcactggacatggaaaaactgtccaagtgcatggcaaggagcttatggcgacagaaaagGAGCCAAAAACATCATTctggaagcggtggcttcttttgatacatggatttggcatgctttttttggtgttccagaagctcagaatgacctaaacgtccttgcccaatctccagtgtttgacgaactgctacaaggGCGTGGGCCaagatgcacatattgggttaatggtaataaatacgagggaccatactaccttgcagatggtatttacccaaggtggtcaacatttgtcaaaacagtgccacacccgcagagtgaaaaagagaaacacttcgcaaagtgtcaagaagggtgtaggaaggatgtcgagcgttgttttggtatcttgcaagctcgttgggccattgtcagggctgcagctagaatgtttgatgtcgaggctcttcgatccatcatgatgacgtgtattattctccacaacatgattgttgaagacgagtatgattatgatgccgtcgatgaatacgagccggatccgatgaacaactcaagaacacaaatctactatgctcatgaccggaccgaagatcccgtgcaacacgagccgttggaacgggatggacgttacaatgaattgatcgttcaacgatacacttcattgcaagagccatactggcacatagccggccagaatgacttgattgaccatcagtggagattgcacga GCATcccttccgtgtcttcaaatgtgttggcttgttgttcggctgtgtctgcttctggcgaactgtgtag
- the LOC137734569 gene encoding cyclic nucleotide-gated ion channel 1-like: MGKNVEERNSDVENQVEEKTDRNERSKPMAGNEMSAQKPEDEGKNRRKKIKDIFTVHQAPYLRMWNIIFVISCVFAVSMDPLFFYVVIIDQDKKCLQMDKTLRIVALLMRSLTDVIFLMHFICEICDSVQKTNSKTNIPKNGPSAEGEQTGGNSGKKSKIRELIQYAREIAQNMSSLSIILDILALLPLPQLLIVFYPMKRLGFVEHQKVVNVFLLGQYVPRIFRIHLSAKVFKRSNGIWAKSLFNLFLYILASHVLGAFWYLFSILREVSCWYEICVNPSIDLRECTDAFYCDSRSTTARNITLLNEHCPLDTPDGASSSFNFGIFLDSLKNQNTERKKFIKKFLYSFWWGLRNLSNFGTNLTTSTYVWENLFAILISFIGLLLFLYLIGNVQTLIQMEATKSEETRRKIGIKKVDVRTWISVYKFPDNIKKEIENSIEQAWEKDKYADVHNPFLILPKQTKDSVKCHLFMDTLRTVKVLKHMDEYVLTLLCNYLKPMTYNENSFVFRAGDPLDCMVFIIEGTMWTYASSDSQVGRGISSMAIKRLGKCQFYGEELLDQASDCFAELPVSSKHVKSQTKVEAFVLMAKDLETVVSRCPLQWENGEKKGSQEVMDMAASTIAIAFRRKVLKDVRPYSSGVLGPSA; this comes from the exons ATGGGTAAAAATGTCGAGGAAAGAAATTCAGATGTGGAGAACCAGGTAGAAGAGAAAACAGACAG AAATGAACGTTCGAAACCAATGGCTGGAAATGAGATGAGTGCCCAAAAACCGGAAGATGAAGGAAAaaataggagaaaaaaaataaaggacatTTTTACTGTGCATCAGGCGCCTTACCTTCGAATGTGGAACATCATATTTGTGATATCATGTGTATTTGCTGTCTCTATGGATCCTTTGTTCTTTTATGTTGTAATCATCGATCAGGATAAAAAGTGCCTTCAAATGGATAAAACGTTGAGAATTGTTGCTCTTCTTATGCGATCACTCACAGATGTCATTTTCCTGATGCATTTTATATGTGAAATTTGTGACTCTGTTCAAAAGACAAA TTCCAAAACGAATATCCCCAAAAATGGACCATCCGCAGAGGGGGAGCAAACCGGGGGAAATTCGGGTAAGAAATCGAAAATCAGAGAGTTGATTCAATATGCCAGGGAAATAGCTCAGAATATGTCGTCGTTATCCATCATATTAGACATTTTAGCTCTTCTTCCCCTCCCACAA CTGCTAATAGTGTTTTACCCAATGAAACGCTTAGGATTTGTGGAACACCAAAAGGTTGTGAATGTGTTTCTTCTCGGTCAATATGTTCCGAGGATTTTTCGAATTCACCTGTCGGCCAAGGTATTCAAAAGGAGTAATGGGATATGGGCTAAGAGTCTATTCAACTTGTTTCTCTACATTCTTGCCAGTCAT GTACTTGGAGCTTTTTGGTACCTTTTTTCTATTCTACGAGAGGTATCATGTTGGTACGAGatttgtgtaaatcctagtatagATCTGAGGGAATGTACGGATGCTTTCTACTGCGATAGTCGGAGTACTACTGCAAGAAATATAACACTTCTAAACGAGCATTGCCCGTTGGATACTCCAGATGGTGCTTCATCTTCATTTAACTTTGGAATATTTCTTGATTCACTTAAGAATCAAAACACGGAGCGTAAAAAGTTTATAAAGAAGTTCCTTTACTCTTTCTGGTGGGGCCTGCGAAATCTAAG TAATTTTGGGACGAATCTAACAACAAGTACGTATGTCTGGGAAAACTTGTTTgcaattcttatttctttcattGGCTTGCTACTGTTTTTATATCTCATCGGCAATGTACAG ACTTTAATACAGATGGAGGCTACAAAATCGGAAGAGACAAGACGAAAGATTGGGATAAAGAAGGTAGATGTACGCACGTGGATATCCGTATATAAATTCCCTGATAATATCAAGAAAGAAATCGAGAATAGCATAGAGCAAGCATGGGAAAAAGACAAATATGCTGATGTCCACAACCCATTCCTTATTCTTCCCAAGCAAACCAAAGACTCTGTAAAATGCCATCTTTTCATGGATACACTTAGAACA GTAAAAGTGCTTAAGCACATGGATGAATATGTGTTGACGCTGCTGTGCAACTATCTAAAGCCAATGACGTACAATGAGAACAGCTTTGTTTTTCGAGCGGGAGATCCACTCGATTGTATGGTGTTTATTATCGAAGGGACAATGTGGACCTACGCATCGAGTGATAGTCAAGTTGGGCGAGGAATCTCATCAATGGCCATCAAGCGCCTCGGGAAATGTCAATTTTACGGGGAAGAGCTTCTCGATCAGGCATCAGACTGTTTCGCAGAACTTCCAGTCTCCAGCAAACATGTCAAAAGTCAGACAAAAGTAGAAGCATTTGTGCTCATGGCCAAGGACTTGGAAACTGTAGTCTCCAGATGCCCACTACAGTGGGAGAACGGCGAAAAGAAGGGTTCTCAAGAGGTGATGGACATGGCAGCTTCTACCATAGCAATAGCATTTCGtcgcaaggttctaaaagatgttagACCTTACTCAAGCGGCGtgctggggcctagcgcctag